In Bacillota bacterium, the following are encoded in one genomic region:
- a CDS encoding PspC domain-containing protein, with protein MAKKIYRSATDKMIAGVCGGLADYFDVDPVLIRLLWVLAFFAGGMGLLVYIAAWIIIPEKKNLHEHIPDATVGEEELQTVESLPQDAESSNRKGYLIVGLIAIFIGLFLLMKQFMPFLPWHNAWPIIIILVGIAIVLSGLAGKKDE; from the coding sequence ATGGCAAAAAAAATCTACCGTTCCGCTACGGATAAAATGATCGCCGGGGTATGCGGCGGCCTGGCAGACTATTTTGATGTCGATCCCGTGTTGATCAGGTTGTTGTGGGTTCTGGCTTTTTTTGCAGGAGGAATGGGGTTGCTGGTTTACATCGCTGCCTGGATCATCATTCCGGAGAAAAAAAACCTGCATGAGCATATTCCTGACGCAACTGTCGGGGAAGAGGAACTGCAAACGGTGGAAAGTTTGCCTCAAGATGCTGAATCAAGCAACAGGAAGGGGTATCTGATTGTAGGCCTGATAGCCATTTTTATCGGCCTGTTTCTCCTGATGAAGCAATTCATGCCCTTTCTTCCCTGGCACAATGCCTGGCCCATTATCATTATTCTGGTGGGCATCGCCATCGTTTTGAGCGGACTTGCGGGTAAAAAAGATGAATGA
- a CDS encoding 50S ribosomal protein L28, translating into MGKVCEICGKKQSSGFTISHSHVKTKRAWKPNIQRIRVSLKKDCNRKMNVCTTCIKSGRVTRAIRKTVSQ; encoded by the coding sequence ATGGGCAAAGTATGTGAGATATGCGGCAAAAAACAGAGTAGTGGTTTCACTATCAGCCACTCCCATGTGAAGACCAAGAGGGCCTGGAAACCAAACATCCAAAGAATACGTGTATCCCTGAAGAAGGATTGCAACCGTAAAATGAATGTTTGCACCACCTGTATCAAATCGGGCCGGGTGACAAGAGCAATCCGGAAAACCGTTTCACAATAA
- a CDS encoding leucine-rich repeat protein, giving the protein MVKTSLKVLSCCLAVFLFTMLSGSGNVALATEVHIPDPQLEALIRVKINKQNDPITVGDMESLTNLNLANGEIADLTGLQHATGLKSLNLSHNLISDLSPLANLTNLEWLFLGYNRISDISPLNKLVNLERLVLSENRISVITSLRNMSKLHELLLSGNMVTDISALAKLTDMKYLRLGNNLIEDIAPLQNMVKMEKLHLENNMIGDMAPLKKMTKMLFLSINNNKILKIEGLSGMTELEWLVLGSNGISKIEGLDKLVNLEGLDLGRNRITRIEGLDKLVNLKGLSLDWNQIGRIEGLDTLVNLKDLDLARNRITRIEGLDKLANLGYLSLDWNQIGKIEGLDKLGYLYSLYMTGNRITRIEGLDKLANLGYLSLDWNQIGKIEGLDKLANLKDLDLARNQISKIEGLDKLGCLYSLYLTGNRITRIEGLDKLANLEELNLGQNRITRIEGLDKLANLKDLDLARNQISKIEGLDKLANLEELNLGRNQITKIEGLDKLANLEELNLGRNQITRIEGLSGLKYLYYLFLKENKITDISGLGGLVALRGVDLRYNKDLNLAPGEKARWVISSLEDQGVIVIYMPYGDLDGNDEIDVQDAIVVLRGIVGLISFTAEQEVFGDVNLQDGVNVQDAILILRYIVDLIDDFPLVDKLFGFSNG; this is encoded by the coding sequence ATGGTCAAAACAAGTTTGAAGGTTCTGTCTTGTTGCCTGGCTGTATTTCTATTTACCATGCTTTCCGGGAGCGGCAATGTGGCCCTTGCAACTGAGGTTCACATACCGGACCCGCAACTGGAAGCGTTGATCCGGGTTAAGATAAACAAGCAGAACGACCCCATAACTGTTGGGGATATGGAGTCATTGACCAATTTGAATTTAGCGAATGGGGAGATAGCTGATTTGACCGGCCTCCAACATGCGACCGGGTTGAAGTCGCTCAATCTGTCTCACAACCTTATCAGCGATCTCTCTCCCCTTGCCAACCTTACCAACCTGGAGTGGCTTTTCCTGGGTTATAACCGTATCAGTGACATTTCACCACTCAACAAGCTTGTCAACCTGGAACGGCTCGTACTTTCTGAAAACAGGATCAGTGTCATCACTTCACTCCGCAATATGAGCAAATTACACGAACTGCTTCTGTCGGGAAATATGGTTACAGACATTTCGGCTCTTGCCAAACTGACCGATATGAAATACCTTCGCCTTGGAAATAACCTGATCGAAGATATAGCGCCTCTGCAAAACATGGTCAAAATGGAAAAGTTACACCTTGAAAACAACATGATCGGCGATATGGCACCTCTGAAAAAGATGACCAAAATGTTGTTCCTATCCATTAACAACAACAAGATTCTCAAGATCGAGGGACTTTCGGGCATGACCGAGCTGGAATGGCTTGTCCTGGGCAGTAACGGGATCAGCAAAATCGAAGGGCTTGACAAACTGGTCAACCTTGAAGGTCTGGACCTGGGCAGGAATCGGATCACCAGGATCGAGGGGCTTGACAAACTGGTCAACCTCAAAGGCCTGAGCCTGGATTGGAATCAGATCGGCAGGATCGAGGGGCTTGACACACTGGTCAACCTCAAAGATCTGGACCTGGCCAGGAATCGGATCACCAGGATCGAGGGGCTTGACAAGCTGGCCAACCTTGGATACCTGAGCCTGGATTGGAATCAGATCGGCAAGATCGAGGGGCTTGACAAGCTGGGTTATCTTTATTCACTCTACATGACCGGTAACAGGATCACCAGGATCGAGGGGCTTGACAAGCTGGCCAACCTTGGATACCTGAGCCTGGATTGGAATCAGATCGGCAAGATCGAGGGGCTTGACAAGCTGGCCAACCTCAAAGATCTGGACCTGGCCAGGAATCAGATCAGCAAGATCGAGGGGCTTGATAAGCTGGGTTGTCTTTATTCACTCTACCTGACCGGTAACAGGATCACCAGGATCGAAGGGCTTGACAAGCTGGCCAACCTTGAAGAGCTGAACCTGGGTCAGAATCGGATCACCAGGATCGAAGGGCTTGACAAGCTGGCCAACCTCAAAGATCTGGACCTGGCCAGGAATCAGATCAGCAAGATCGAGGGGCTTGACAAGCTGGCCAACCTTGAAGAGCTGAACCTGGGTCGGAATCAGATCACCAAGATCGAGGGGCTTGACAAGCTGGCCAACCTTGAAGAACTGAACCTGGGTCGGAATCAGATCACCAGGATCGAAGGGCTTTCGGGATTGAAGTATTTATATTATCTTTTCCTGAAAGAAAATAAAATCACGGACATCTCGGGCCTCGGGGGTCTTGTTGCCCTGAGAGGAGTTGACCTGAGATACAACAAAGATCTAAATCTTGCCCCGGGCGAAAAGGCAAGGTGGGTTATTTCCTCCCTGGAAGATCAAGGGGTAATCGTTATCTACATGCCCTATGGAGATCTTGATGGCAATGATGAAATCGATGTGCAGGATGCCATTGTTGTATTGAGGGGTATCGTGGGATTGATATCATTCACAGCGGAACAGGAAGTGTTTGGCGACGTCAATCTGCAAGATGGTGTCAATGTCCAGGATGCAATTCTGATCCTGCGCTATATCGTGGACCTGATCGATGATTTTCCCCTAGTGGACAAGTTGTTCGGTTTTTCTAATGGATGA
- a CDS encoding ferredoxin produces MKVAVNEDCILCGVCEDLCPEVFALGDEFAFVKKKVIDEEDEKCCIEAAEQCPSDAIEIEE; encoded by the coding sequence ATGAAAGTGGCGGTTAACGAGGATTGTATTCTCTGTGGGGTCTGTGAAGACCTCTGCCCGGAAGTGTTCGCCCTCGGGGATGAGTTCGCCTTCGTAAAGAAAAAAGTTATCGATGAAGAAGATGAAAAGTGCTGTATCGAGGCGGCAGAGCAATGTCCCAGTGATGCCATTGAAATAGAGGAGTAG
- the pyrF gene encoding orotidine-5'-phosphate decarboxylase — translation MERSGENLIDLKDRIICALDFDDPARARGLVEELGETVNFYKVGMLMQFLGGREMIAWLLDKGKKVFLDMKYYDIPETVASVVEQVARTGVDFLTIHGNSKIIEQAVKARGNTPLKLMAITVLTSMDADDLEELGFSCPLQEMVMYRVKKAVDFGCDGIITSGREAGLIKKTFGSGIITVTPGIRPSGTDLHEHKRAVTPGEAISSGADYLVIGRPIYGSPDPRQAVEKIMEEMMIY, via the coding sequence TTGGAAAGGAGTGGGGAGAATTTGATCGATTTGAAAGATCGGATCATCTGCGCCCTTGATTTTGATGATCCCGCGAGGGCACGAGGACTGGTGGAGGAACTGGGGGAAACGGTTAATTTCTACAAGGTCGGCATGTTGATGCAGTTTCTTGGGGGGCGGGAAATGATTGCCTGGCTCCTTGACAAAGGAAAAAAAGTTTTTCTGGACATGAAATACTATGATATCCCTGAAACAGTGGCCAGCGTGGTCGAGCAGGTGGCACGGACGGGAGTGGATTTTCTAACAATTCACGGAAACAGCAAAATCATCGAACAGGCAGTCAAGGCGCGGGGGAATACTCCTTTGAAACTCATGGCCATCACCGTGCTGACCAGCATGGATGCCGATGATTTGGAGGAACTGGGGTTTTCATGTCCGCTTCAGGAGATGGTCATGTACCGTGTCAAGAAAGCGGTCGACTTCGGCTGTGATGGCATCATCACGTCTGGCAGGGAAGCAGGCTTGATCAAAAAAACCTTCGGATCCGGGATCATCACCGTTACTCCGGGCATAAGGCCTTCCGGCACGGATCTGCATGAACACAAACGTGCGGTGACCCCGGGGGAGGCCATCTCTTCAGGAGCCGATTACCTGGTGATCGGCAGGCCAATTTACGGGAGCCCCGATCCGCGGCAGGCCGTGGAGAAAATCATGGAAGAAATGATGATTTACTGA
- a CDS encoding TlpA family protein disulfide reductase — MQPLIEEYESRGLVVITVAGDRDQQVRKFWEKNGLDITVLSDANYSIATSFGIQGFPTGFFIDTEGRIVDKKVGWGDTSLKEWKERADRMLPE; from the coding sequence TTGCAGCCTTTGATTGAAGAATATGAATCACGTGGTCTTGTTGTGATAACCGTAGCCGGCGACAGGGATCAACAGGTCAGGAAGTTCTGGGAGAAAAACGGCCTGGATATAACAGTTTTATCGGATGCGAATTACAGCATCGCCACATCTTTTGGAATCCAGGGGTTTCCCACCGGTTTTTTCATCGACACCGAGGGCCGGATCGTTGATAAAAAAGTGGGGTGGGGAGATACGTCACTGAAAGAATGGAAGGAAAGAGCGGACAGGATGTTGCCGGAATAG
- a CDS encoding 4Fe-4S binding protein, protein MNFRRKIAQIIAFFVANPFPGNFYRGRIYQGQLKGACVPVLNCYSCPAAAGSCPLGALQGMVAAPHHKFPMYIFGFLLAAGGLAGRWFCGWLCPFGLIQELIGKIGRRKLHVPYPLTLFKYLLLILLLLLPILWVDSDGFGAPYFCKYICPEGTLAAGIPLLLAAPELWNMVGTIFYLKAGMLVFILGASTVIDRPFCRTMCPLGAFYGLFNRLALFRIHHHTEKCISCDRCRRVCPMELDLPGQLNSTECIRCLSCMQICPTGAITFGAAPQSNKTMLKGRNNDVEKQMDHSAGVHHDPGNV, encoded by the coding sequence ATGAACTTCAGAAGAAAAATAGCACAAATCATTGCTTTTTTTGTTGCCAATCCCTTTCCGGGCAACTTTTACCGGGGGCGTATTTATCAGGGACAGCTTAAAGGAGCCTGTGTTCCTGTTCTGAATTGCTATTCATGCCCGGCAGCGGCCGGTTCGTGCCCCCTGGGAGCGTTGCAGGGTATGGTTGCAGCCCCTCATCACAAATTTCCGATGTACATCTTTGGCTTTCTGCTGGCAGCCGGGGGGCTGGCAGGCCGCTGGTTCTGCGGTTGGCTCTGCCCATTCGGCCTGATTCAGGAACTGATAGGGAAGATCGGAAGGAGGAAGTTGCACGTTCCGTATCCGCTTACCCTTTTCAAGTATCTGCTACTGATCCTGTTGCTGCTGCTGCCGATACTTTGGGTTGACAGTGACGGTTTCGGCGCACCTTACTTCTGCAAATATATCTGTCCCGAGGGTACTCTTGCGGCCGGGATACCACTTCTGCTGGCAGCCCCCGAGCTGTGGAACATGGTCGGGACAATCTTCTATTTGAAAGCAGGGATGCTGGTTTTTATCCTGGGTGCCTCGACAGTGATCGACAGGCCATTTTGCCGAACAATGTGTCCGCTTGGTGCTTTTTACGGCCTCTTCAATCGCCTGGCATTGTTCAGAATCCATCATCATACGGAAAAATGTATTTCCTGTGACCGTTGTCGCCGGGTATGCCCGATGGAACTTGATCTTCCCGGACAGTTGAATTCAACCGAGTGTATCCGCTGCCTATCCTGCATGCAAATCTGCCCTACGGGAGCGATCACTTTTGGAGCAGCCCCTCAAAGCAATAAAACAATGTTGAAAGGAAGGAATAACGATGTCGAGAAACAGATGGATCATTCTGCTGGTGTCCATCATGATCCTGGCAATGTTTAA
- the larE gene encoding ATP-dependent sacrificial sulfur transferase LarE has product MRTDDTVIDVQLAARKEARLNQILLSTGSALIAFSGGVDSSFLLFKAVRLLGNENVIAVTAASILRPSEEMEQSRLIAGNLKVRHIIVETDELGLEKIHANPPQRCYYCKKELYEKMVALARKYGSKTVMDGTITEDEEEYRPGLKATAETGVESPLKEARLTKEEIRYLSRKYGLVTWNKPTTTCLATRFPYGEKLDREKLMRVAAAEQVLRKMGIAGTLRVRSHGKLARIEIGQTEIPGLLEKRKELVSKLKDLGFDYVTLDLEGFRSGSMDMHIADNKG; this is encoded by the coding sequence ATGAGGACGGATGATACGGTAATAGATGTACAACTGGCAGCACGCAAGGAAGCCCGATTGAACCAGATTTTGCTTTCTACCGGTAGTGCACTGATAGCTTTTTCCGGCGGTGTAGATAGCAGTTTTCTCCTCTTCAAGGCGGTGCGTCTGCTCGGAAATGAGAACGTGATTGCCGTAACCGCTGCCTCGATTCTCCGCCCATCAGAAGAGATGGAACAGTCCCGTCTGATAGCGGGAAATCTGAAGGTAAGGCATATCATAGTTGAAACCGATGAACTGGGACTGGAAAAAATTCATGCAAATCCACCACAAAGATGTTACTATTGCAAGAAAGAATTGTATGAGAAAATGGTTGCTCTGGCAAGAAAATATGGAAGCAAAACAGTCATGGACGGTACCATAACGGAGGATGAGGAAGAATATCGCCCCGGTTTGAAAGCAACAGCGGAAACCGGAGTGGAAAGTCCACTGAAGGAAGCACGGTTGACCAAGGAAGAGATACGTTATCTTTCACGGAAATATGGCCTTGTTACCTGGAATAAGCCGACGACTACCTGTTTGGCAACCCGTTTCCCCTACGGTGAGAAACTGGATCGCGAAAAGCTCATGCGTGTGGCCGCAGCGGAGCAGGTTTTGCGAAAAATGGGCATTGCAGGCACCTTGAGAGTACGGTCGCACGGGAAACTGGCCCGTATCGAGATCGGGCAGACGGAGATTCCCGGGCTGCTGGAGAAACGGAAAGAATTGGTCAGTAAATTGAAGGATCTCGGTTTTGATTATGTTACACTGGATCTGGAGGGATTCAGATCGGGAAGTATGGACATGCATATTGCCGACAACAAGGGATGA
- a CDS encoding YifB family Mg chelatase-like AAA ATPase → MIAKIISCAVLGIDGFPVEVEVDISGVGLPIFDLIGLPDPSVREARERVRSAIRNSGFEFPLSRITVNLAPADLKKEGPAFDLAIAVGLLLATEQIPHGEMIGRSMMVGELSLDGTLRGVPGTLAIASSLANLNSGQTELFVPSVNAAEASLIEGINVRGVDNLAELVSFLSGKKDIPVMVPDLENLATTPLPGLGMEEVKGQENAKRALEVAAAGSHNVIFYGPPGTGKTMLARRLPAILPEPSLEEMLEITRIHSVAGKLSPDTPLMTSRPFRSPHHSSSAAGIIGGGKIPRPGEVSLAHRGVLFLDELPEFTREVLESLRQPLEDREVTITRTAATLKFPADFIFTSSMNPCPCGNYGDPRHACRCSYHQIQRYRSRLSGPLLDRIDIQIEVPRLDYTVIEATAAPESTASIRARVNRARQAQIERFRNLGILTNSEMGPRQVKKFCTLGKDGRALAKQAFNRLGLSMRAYDRILKVSRTIADLEGCENIEVQHLAEAIQYRNLDRELFRE, encoded by the coding sequence ATGATCGCAAAGATTATCTCTTGTGCCGTTCTGGGTATCGACGGTTTTCCGGTCGAGGTAGAGGTAGATATTTCCGGTGTTGGCCTCCCCATCTTCGACCTCATCGGGCTTCCGGACCCTTCGGTACGGGAAGCCCGTGAGCGTGTCCGCTCTGCCATCCGGAATAGCGGCTTCGAATTTCCTCTCTCACGCATCACCGTCAATCTTGCTCCTGCTGATCTAAAAAAAGAGGGCCCTGCCTTTGATCTTGCCATTGCTGTCGGGCTTCTGCTGGCCACCGAACAGATACCCCATGGGGAGATGATCGGCAGATCCATGATGGTTGGTGAACTTTCTCTTGATGGTACCTTGCGAGGTGTCCCCGGCACCCTGGCCATTGCCTCTTCTCTTGCCAACCTGAATTCCGGGCAGACCGAACTTTTTGTGCCTTCCGTAAATGCTGCCGAAGCTTCCTTGATCGAAGGTATCAATGTGCGGGGCGTTGATAACCTTGCCGAGCTGGTTTCATTTTTATCAGGGAAAAAGGATATTCCCGTAATGGTTCCCGACCTTGAAAATCTGGCTACCACACCGCTGCCCGGGCTGGGAATGGAAGAGGTAAAAGGGCAAGAAAATGCCAAAAGAGCACTGGAGGTTGCTGCAGCGGGTTCGCACAATGTAATCTTTTACGGTCCGCCGGGGACGGGAAAAACGATGCTGGCACGCCGCCTGCCTGCCATCCTTCCGGAACCATCCCTGGAAGAGATGCTCGAGATCACCAGGATCCACAGTGTAGCCGGCAAGCTGTCCCCGGATACCCCCCTGATGACATCGAGGCCTTTTCGCAGCCCGCATCATAGTTCGTCTGCCGCCGGTATCATCGGCGGAGGCAAGATACCGAGACCCGGTGAAGTGAGCCTGGCGCACCGGGGCGTTCTTTTTCTCGATGAGTTGCCGGAATTTACCCGGGAGGTACTTGAGTCATTGCGGCAACCTCTTGAAGACAGGGAAGTCACCATTACAAGAACCGCCGCCACTTTGAAATTTCCGGCAGATTTTATCTTTACCAGCAGCATGAATCCTTGCCCATGCGGCAATTACGGCGATCCCCGTCATGCTTGCCGCTGTAGCTATCATCAGATCCAACGCTACCGTTCCCGCCTTTCGGGGCCACTGCTGGACCGTATCGATATACAGATCGAGGTGCCGCGGCTTGATTATACCGTGATCGAAGCCACCGCTGCTCCCGAAAGCACAGCATCGATCAGAGCAAGGGTCAACAGGGCACGCCAGGCCCAGATCGAAAGGTTCAGAAATCTTGGCATATTGACCAATTCAGAGATGGGTCCCCGACAGGTAAAAAAATTCTGCACATTGGGGAAAGATGGGCGGGCACTGGCCAAGCAGGCCTTCAACCGCCTCGGACTCTCCATGCGCGCCTATGATCGTATCCTCAAGGTTTCGCGCACCATAGCGGATCTGGAAGGGTGCGAGAATATCGAAGTGCAGCATCTGGCGGAGGCAATCCAGTACCGCAATCTTGACCGCGAACTGTTCAGGGAATAA
- a CDS encoding ceramidase: MYQVGFAKRDITVVSEGYAMHGYGMWFHRQKSARNRLYTRVFYFRDEAGKEIVYVCLDLGYVTHAIREGVEKELAKRYPHIDPRCLLMACTHTHSGYGGCAHEPLYNVVTPGFHPRLVENIVENTMEALGEAIETAQPSEISFTAGDIPEDIPVAWNRTLNSYNQNPDVVKRAEDECHLAVDRKMQALTVERDDTLVAMITWFGVHATCLGNRLCCLDGDNKGYASRFTEEALPEKGVAIFAQAACGDVSPHYHGPGQVSRRKKIKGEAEYEYARQSGRYQSEHALKIAADDGRVKVNGNFDCEMIYVDFSDIHVDPEFANGKTDAYTSEPCQGLSFLTGTPVDGPGMPVFLGKIATLLADSVKNKRLRNLDNYPPAERKYYERLYAAQGNKKIALESGKTQRAVLGLPLDHPLVPGFADPMVKELQRQYKMGAMKEHGLVAYVLPVQILILGNVAIIACPGEFTNTSKKRVVETAAPILEKRGVEQVIFNSYANDYMGYVTTNEEFQVQAYEGGHTVFGQWSLGAFQTVIRDLAEEMLKPEDKRELDHETRPPVYSQEELDLRSNIPPRK, encoded by the coding sequence ATGTACCAGGTAGGATTTGCAAAACGAGACATCACAGTTGTTTCCGAAGGGTATGCCATGCATGGCTATGGCATGTGGTTCCACCGCCAGAAGAGCGCTCGCAATCGGCTTTACACCCGTGTGTTCTATTTCAGGGATGAAGCCGGGAAGGAAATAGTATATGTCTGCTTGGATCTGGGGTATGTAACCCATGCCATACGTGAAGGTGTTGAGAAAGAATTGGCCAAACGTTATCCCCATATCGATCCGCGCTGCCTCCTCATGGCCTGCACCCATACTCATTCCGGCTATGGCGGATGTGCACATGAGCCGCTCTACAATGTTGTTACCCCTGGTTTTCATCCCAGATTGGTTGAAAACATTGTAGAGAATACGATGGAAGCTCTTGGAGAAGCTATCGAAACTGCTCAACCGAGCGAAATATCTTTTACTGCCGGCGATATTCCCGAGGATATACCGGTGGCCTGGAATCGCACTTTGAATTCGTACAACCAGAATCCGGATGTTGTAAAACGTGCCGAGGATGAATGTCATCTGGCCGTCGATCGCAAGATGCAAGCACTCACTGTCGAACGTGATGATACCCTGGTTGCAATGATCACCTGGTTCGGTGTACATGCCACATGTCTGGGGAATCGCCTTTGTTGTCTGGATGGCGACAACAAGGGATATGCTTCCCGTTTCACCGAAGAGGCCCTCCCCGAAAAAGGGGTGGCCATATTTGCACAGGCAGCGTGCGGTGATGTTTCGCCCCACTACCATGGGCCAGGGCAGGTAAGCCGCCGCAAAAAAATCAAGGGGGAGGCTGAATATGAATACGCCCGGCAGAGCGGCCGATACCAGAGCGAACATGCCCTGAAGATTGCCGCTGACGATGGCCGGGTCAAGGTCAACGGCAACTTTGACTGCGAGATGATCTATGTTGATTTTTCGGATATTCATGTCGATCCGGAGTTTGCCAATGGAAAAACTGATGCTTACACCTCTGAACCTTGCCAGGGATTGAGCTTTCTTACCGGTACCCCCGTGGATGGCCCGGGCATGCCGGTTTTTCTGGGGAAGATAGCTACATTGCTGGCGGATAGTGTAAAAAATAAACGCTTGCGCAATCTGGACAATTACCCACCTGCAGAAAGAAAATATTATGAACGCCTCTATGCAGCCCAGGGCAATAAAAAAATTGCCCTTGAAAGTGGCAAAACACAGCGTGCGGTACTGGGATTACCATTGGACCACCCGCTTGTACCCGGATTTGCCGATCCGATGGTCAAGGAACTTCAACGTCAATACAAGATGGGGGCCATGAAGGAGCACGGATTGGTAGCCTATGTCCTCCCCGTGCAGATCTTGATCCTTGGTAACGTGGCCATCATCGCTTGCCCCGGCGAGTTTACCAATACATCCAAGAAGAGGGTGGTGGAAACCGCCGCGCCCATCCTGGAGAAACGGGGGGTTGAACAGGTTATATTCAATTCCTATGCGAACGATTACATGGGCTACGTTACCACCAATGAAGAATTCCAGGTTCAGGCCTATGAAGGTGGCCACACGGTATTCGGGCAGTGGTCCCTGGGGGCTTTCCAGACTGTGATCCGGGATCTGGCAGAGGAGATGCTCAAACCCGAGGACAAACGGGAGCTGGATCACGAAACCCGCCCGCCCGTCTATTCTCAGGAGGAATTGGATTTGCGATCCAACATACCGCCGCGCAAATAG
- a CDS encoding LysE family transporter — translation MELYMIFFTAMGVGLSGAVVPGPVTAVVAEQTIKRGFVAAPLVVLGHGILEVSVVILLSTGWGHLVTGETATGVIGIIGGGVLAWMGGGMMRNARNVSLNIQNAGTAVSKTGPVVAGMITTLANPYWFLWWATIGASYVAFSLEYGAKGVLLFFSGHILSDLIWLSLLAFALVSGKKFIGDRVYRGIIFLLGLFLVGLAAYFIWTGAKFLI, via the coding sequence ATGGAATTGTACATGATATTTTTTACGGCCATGGGTGTGGGCCTTTCTGGAGCCGTGGTGCCAGGGCCGGTAACAGCGGTGGTGGCTGAACAGACCATCAAAAGGGGTTTTGTAGCCGCCCCTCTGGTAGTTCTGGGGCACGGTATACTGGAAGTTTCCGTCGTCATCCTGCTTTCAACCGGATGGGGACACCTTGTTACCGGCGAAACCGCGACAGGAGTCATCGGAATCATCGGTGGGGGAGTTCTGGCCTGGATGGGAGGGGGAATGATGCGCAACGCCCGCAATGTTTCCCTGAATATACAGAACGCCGGCACTGCTGTTTCCAAAACCGGGCCGGTCGTTGCCGGAATGATCACCACCCTGGCAAACCCTTACTGGTTCCTATGGTGGGCTACCATAGGAGCAAGCTACGTTGCTTTCTCCCTGGAATATGGAGCAAAGGGAGTGCTCCTCTTTTTCAGCGGACATATCCTTTCCGATCTGATCTGGCTGTCTTTGCTTGCGTTTGCCCTGGTTTCCGGAAAAAAATTTATCGGTGATCGTGTTTATCGGGGTATTATCTTCTTGCTGGGCCTTTTCCTGGTCGGGCTGGCCGCTTACTTCATCTGGACCGGGGCCAAATTCCTGATCTAA
- a CDS encoding glutaredoxin family protein has protein sequence MIKLYSLTTCFWCDKVKSLFDEQGVEYSLIEVDSLSGDEQAKALEEIDRLTGQRAFPITVIGEQTILGYDEQKLLKGIEKFR, from the coding sequence TTGATTAAACTATATTCTCTCACAACCTGTTTCTGGTGTGACAAGGTAAAAAGTCTTTTTGATGAGCAAGGGGTCGAGTATTCATTGATCGAGGTAGATTCTCTTTCCGGGGATGAACAGGCAAAGGCACTTGAAGAGATCGATCGCCTGACCGGTCAAAGGGCTTTCCCCATAACTGTTATCGGTGAACAGACCATCCTGGGGTATGACGAACAGAAGCTTCTGAAGGGGATCGAAAAATTCAGATGA
- a CDS encoding alpha/beta hydrolase translates to MAFIDMGKDVDIYFSENNAGGEIPILFCHGSGGRSSHWRFQKRLSEKMRTIAVDLPGHGRSGGTAEDNVSAYREVLKTLVARKNLEPLFLAGHSLGGAIALDYARLYPGDLRGIILIATGARLRVMPAILERFRKKEVFPEMLSYIYSENAAPSLLEEARREMRETSPEIFYADFSACDGFDLMDRLHSIEVPALILVGREDLLTPVKYSKFLKDNLPDAELQVFEDAGHMIMLEQPRKINKYIRDFVLRQWGGAD, encoded by the coding sequence ATGGCTTTTATCGATATGGGAAAAGATGTAGACATATATTTCAGCGAGAACAACGCCGGTGGAGAAATACCCATTCTTTTCTGTCATGGTTCCGGCGGTAGATCATCACATTGGAGATTCCAGAAACGATTATCGGAGAAGATGAGAACCATAGCAGTCGATCTGCCGGGTCACGGCCGGTCGGGGGGAACAGCCGAGGACAATGTATCTGCTTATCGCGAGGTACTCAAAACGCTAGTTGCAAGGAAGAACCTGGAGCCCTTGTTTCTGGCCGGCCATTCCCTGGGCGGAGCGATAGCCCTTGACTATGCACGCCTCTACCCCGGGGATCTCCGGGGGATCATTCTTATCGCCACGGGTGCGCGCTTGCGTGTGATGCCAGCCATACTGGAACGTTTCCGCAAGAAAGAAGTGTTTCCGGAGATGCTGTCTTATATTTATAGCGAAAATGCCGCTCCTTCACTTCTCGAAGAAGCTCGCAGAGAGATGAGGGAAACCTCTCCCGAAATTTTCTATGCCGATTTCAGCGCCTGTGACGGTTTTGACCTGATGGACAGGCTCCATTCGATAGAGGTACCTGCATTGATCCTCGTTGGTCGTGAAGATCTGCTCACTCCTGTTAAATACAGTAAATTCTTGAAAGATAACTTGCCTGATGCAGAGTTGCAAGTTTTCGAAGATGCTGGCCATATGATTATGCTCGAACAGCCCAGGAAGATTAACAAATACATCAGGGATTTTGTTTTAAGGCAATGGGGAGGGGCTGATTAG